A window of bacterium genomic DNA:
GGAGGAAAAACAATCTCCATGATTTCCTATAACTTGACGCTTTTCATGCCCATGGATATACATTAATGGGAGCGTGGGAGCGTGGGAGCGTGGGAGCGTGGGAGCGTGGGAGAAAAACCTTATTCCACCTCCCCTATTCCATATTCACTCAAGGAGCGCTGTTGACCATCGAATCAGACTGCCTGACAGGTACTCTCGGAGAGTTCTCCCTTGCGGATATAATCCAGCTCATCAACATGGGGGGCAAATCCGGCAGACTGGCCCTTGTGAACGGGTTTTCCGATGAAGGGAGCCTCTACTTTGAAGGTGGTTTTGTTGTGCATGCCAGTGTGGGCAGCCTTGAAGGGGAAGGGGCAGCTCAATCCCTCATTGCCCTTGCCGAGGGAACCTTCAAATTCACTCCCGGGGAAAGGCCAGGTAAAAAGACGGTAATGCTGGCTGGCTATGAGCTTCTGATGAGGGTCGCCCAGAAGGTTGATGAGGAGGCTTTTCTGGAATGTGGCGGACAGCTGGTGCTGCAGATCGAAGAGAGTAACGACAACCTCCTTGCCCAGTCCCGGGAGAGGATCAAGTGTTTATTGCAGGCCCGCCTTGGCCAAAGGTCTGAACAGCCTTTGGCGGCGATCGAGACCAGCGGGGACACGGTGGAAGGCCTTCTTGCGGCCTGTGAGCGGATAGAGAGGTATATTGCCTTGTTTATCAGCGAGGTTGAGGCCGAGGAAGCAGGAAGAGAAATGCGGGAGGTCATCGGGCTGATATGATCCGCACTCACGGTCATATAATCACCGCACTGGTAATGGTGTTTCTCTTTCTTCCGGTGTCCATCTGCCCTGCTGCCGAGCTTTGTCTGACCAAGGCCCAGGTTTACAGCATGGCCGTATTTACTGAAGGTGAGCGGGCCGGACTCCTGGAGGAGATCAAAAAAGTGAACCTGAACCTGTCCCTCACCGATCTCACCAGGGAGGGTTCCTCCATAAAGCTGCACCTCGGCTCAGGAGATTTCATGGAGATCCTGAGCAACGAACTGTACTCTCTGGCTGTCTACGTTCCGCCGGGCCTCGAGTCTGCCATCTCTCGCCGTTCAGGGCCCGCTTTCAAGGTTGGAAGGATCGTCAGGGAAGAGGAGGGTGTACGGTTCTATCTGGGGACTCCTCCGAAAGTCCAAAACAGGGGCTTGGGAGGCCTTCTTTCCACGGATAGGAATGTAAGAGAGCTGCCGCCGTCAACGGTCAATGCCGCTCCACCGCCTTGGGTTTCACAGCCGATAGAACCGTCCGCTACTCCAGACATGGGTCAGCAATATGGGAAGCAGGAAGCTCGGAATGTCGAATCGATTGACCTTGCTGAAAAACCTGCTGAAATGGTCCCTGCCCGCCGCCCACCATCAAAAAAAACCATACTGGCTAAAGAAATGATAATGATTGCCAGCCAGCAGCGGGTAATACCCCTTTCTGAGCGGATCTCGGATGTGGGTGTCCCACCACCGCCGGCTAAAAAGAAGGATCCCGCATCACAGGGTCGTGTGCTGGTGGTGACGAACCTGGTTGGAGATATCCCTGTGCTGGACGGGTTTGATAAAGAGGAAGCGTGGTCCACGGCACCGCGTATGAGGTTCACGGTTTCCGGTACCGGGGTCAGTATCGAAACGGCAGCTGTGACCGACGGGGATCGGATATACTTTCTCTTCACCTGGCCTGACAAGGAGCCTGCGACCCGCCATCAGCCCTGGGTGTGGGATCCCGCCCGGGACAGTTACAGTCGCTTGCCTGTCCTCGATGACGGGATCGCTATCGGCTGGGTGATGGATGGGAGAGAAAACTTCGGTGGAAAGCAGGGCAGGAAGGTCCACGATCTCTGGGTGTGGCGGGCAGGCAGGGAGGGGGTTGGCAGCCATGCCTCTGATGGGAGGCTGTTTACCTCACGCACGCCTCTCTATATGGCTTACGACACCCATCGGGAGGTTGGTGGAAAGTGGGTGCGCATGGAATTTGATAGGGGTCGCCTTCCCTTTGAAATCGTGCTACCTTCTGGTTTCTCGGGTCCGGAGGTGCTTTCTTATGCACCCGGCAGACCGGATGGCAGTGCTTCCGATGTGAGGGGTGTTGGAGGCTGGATGGGGGGCAAGTGGGTCGTTGAGATGTCCCGAGCACTTAAGACTGAACATGAGGATGATCTCCCCTTCGACAGGGGGGGCAATTACGCT
This region includes:
- a CDS encoding DUF4388 domain-containing protein; amino-acid sequence: MTIESDCLTGTLGEFSLADIIQLINMGGKSGRLALVNGFSDEGSLYFEGGFVVHASVGSLEGEGAAQSLIALAEGTFKFTPGERPGKKTVMLAGYELLMRVAQKVDEEAFLECGGQLVLQIEESNDNLLAQSRERIKCLLQARLGQRSEQPLAAIETSGDTVEGLLAACERIERYIALFISEVEAEEAGREMREVIGLI
- a CDS encoding ethylbenzene dehydrogenase-related protein — protein: MIRTHGHIITALVMVFLFLPVSICPAAELCLTKAQVYSMAVFTEGERAGLLEEIKKVNLNLSLTDLTREGSSIKLHLGSGDFMEILSNELYSLAVYVPPGLESAISRRSGPAFKVGRIVREEEGVRFYLGTPPKVQNRGLGGLLSTDRNVRELPPSTVNAAPPPWVSQPIEPSATPDMGQQYGKQEARNVESIDLAEKPAEMVPARRPPSKKTILAKEMIMIASQQRVIPLSERISDVGVPPPPAKKKDPASQGRVLVVTNLVGDIPVLDGFDKEEAWSTAPRMRFTVSGTGVSIETAAVTDGDRIYFLFTWPDKEPATRHQPWVWDPARDSYSRLPVLDDGIAIGWVMDGRENFGGKQGRKVHDLWVWRAGREGVGSHASDGRLFTSRTPLYMAYDTHREVGGKWVRMEFDRGRLPFEIVLPSGFSGPEVLSYAPGRPDGSASDVRGVGGWMGGKWVVEMSRALKTEHEDDLPFDRGGNYAFIVNLLQGKDLSESPASEVLTLRW